Part of the Candidatus Zixiibacteriota bacterium genome is shown below.
GACCAATAAAAATAACACGGTGATTTATACAGGAGTAACCAGCGATTTGAAGAAAAGAGTATATGAACACAAACAAAAATTGGTAAAGGATTTTACAAAGAGATATAACATTGATAAATTAGTGTATTATGAAGTGTTAGATGATGCATATAATGCAATTTCAAGGGAAAAGCAAATTAAGGGCGGATCAAGGCAAAAGAAAATTGATCTGATTAACGAAATGAATAATGAATGGAAGGATTTGTCCAAAGAATTATGAGGTTTTGTGCATGGTAAACGGATTGCTTCGCTCTCCCGCCTTTGGCGGGATCGCTCGCAATGACATTCAGGCTGTCTTTGCGAGGAATCAGTAGAACGACGAAGCAATCTGCTAATAGTCAACGGATTGCTTCGCCCTGCGGGCTCGCAATGATGATATAGGAAAAGGAAAACAGATGTTAGGTTTGACTGAGAATATCGATAAAGAGGTCACTGAAGCGGTCTCCTTCATTAAGGAAGCCCTGAAGGAAAAGCCTGAGCATATCGAGATCGAGCCGGGGGCTGAGGAAAAAGAGCTTTTAGTTCTGGATAAGAATTTAGACCAGTTCTCCTTTGAAAAAATTCCCGACCTGTCTTTTGATCAGAAAGTTGCAGCGGTGGATGGTGGTTCTGCCACGGTCTTAAAAACCAGGTCGTTTCTCATTGGAATATACCGGGCTGGGTATGTTATTTTCCAGAAGGGAAAGAGAGTGGAGGAGAATTTCTTACCTTTAAAAATGGAGATCATCTCCTTAGAGAATAGTGCAGAAAAATATCTTTCTGCCTATTCTGAACTGGTTGGGCAGGTGCCGAATGAGGTCCCTGAAATTGATAAGATTCTGGACCGTCTGCGGCTTTTTGCTGAATGGATACTGGTCAAGGAACTTTTAAAAAGATTGGAAAAAGGGGATATGATTTTAGTGGACGGCTCCTTAAGGGCAAGTATCGTTCCGCCATACGAGCTTCTTCTGGAGGTTACTCAGGAAGCTCTGAATAAAGGTATTGGCCTGGTCGGGGTGACCAAGACCTCAACTCTTTACTGGGGTAAGAAATCTCCTTTGATACCGATGGTGGTCAAAACCTCAGAGAAATTCTGTCCTGAATCCAAATGGTTCTGTCGTCTATCTGATGTCGATTTAGCTCTGAAAAATCCTAACTGGTTCGGGACGATTTATGTGTCCAGACTTAAAGCCTCCTCTGATTATGCTTTCCGGGTGGATGTGAACCGGCTGGACCAGACTGAGCCGGAAAAGATTTTCTCCTGGTTATCTAATCTTTCCTCTGATCCGGCTTTCTTAGGGTATCCTTATCCTTTAGCAGCAGCGCATAACCGGGCAAGGATTTCAGGGAGCGAAATCGAGGACATAAAATATAGATTGCAGACCAAGGCATTGGAGAAAGGGATTTCGTCTGCAGACTGGGATTTGTTGTTCCGGGATTTTCACGAGGTGCTGAATGCGGATTTGAATAAATAAAAAAATGACGGATGACGAATGACGGATAAAAACAAAAGGAGAACAAAACAAGGAAAATGGAAGATTCAGAACAAAGACAATGACACATAATTTAGAAAAACATCACCGCAGGTCAATTCGATTAAAGGAATACGATTATTCCCAGGCGGGTGGATATTTTGTGACGATATGCACGGACGGGGGTGAATTTCTATTTGGAGATGTGGTTAACGAGGAAATGGAATTAAATGAAAGAGGTATTATCGTCAAGAGAGAGTGGTTAAAAACAGCCGAATTACGAAAGGATATAATATTAGATGAATATATTATCATGCCAAATCATTTTCATGGTGTTATTCTGATTATAGATGATGGTAGGGGCACGGCGCGCCGTGCCCCTACAGTTGAACGGTTCAGCAGACCGGTAGCAAATTCATTTCCGACCATAGTTCGGTCATTCAAATCGGCTGTGACTAATCGAATTAACCAGATTCGCGGCACACCCGGTGCATCTGTCTGGCAACGCAACTATTATGAACATGTCATTAGGAATGAGGATAAACTATTCAAAATCAGGC
Proteins encoded:
- a CDS encoding GIY-YIG nuclease family protein is translated as MNRQYYVYLMTNKNNTVIYTGVTSDLKKRVYEHKQKLVKDFTKRYNIDKLVYYEVLDDAYNAISREKQIKGGSRQKKIDLINEMNNEWKDLSKEL
- a CDS encoding DNA double-strand break repair nuclease NurA, whose amino-acid sequence is MLGLTENIDKEVTEAVSFIKEALKEKPEHIEIEPGAEEKELLVLDKNLDQFSFEKIPDLSFDQKVAAVDGGSATVLKTRSFLIGIYRAGYVIFQKGKRVEENFLPLKMEIISLENSAEKYLSAYSELVGQVPNEVPEIDKILDRLRLFAEWILVKELLKRLEKGDMILVDGSLRASIVPPYELLLEVTQEALNKGIGLVGVTKTSTLYWGKKSPLIPMVVKTSEKFCPESKWFCRLSDVDLALKNPNWFGTIYVSRLKASSDYAFRVDVNRLDQTEPEKIFSWLSNLSSDPAFLGYPYPLAAAHNRARISGSEIEDIKYRLQTKALEKGISSADWDLLFRDFHEVLNADLNK
- a CDS encoding transposase — encoded protein: MTHNLEKHHRRSIRLKEYDYSQAGGYFVTICTDGGEFLFGDVVNEEMELNERGIIVKREWLKTAELRKDIILDEYIIMPNHFHGVILIIDDGRGTARRAPTVERFSRPVANSFPTIVRSFKSAVTNRINQIRGTPGASVWQRNYYEHVIRNEDKLFKIRQYIQNNPLKWHLDRENPERVGLDKLEGEIFNLGKNTNYFFADKK